The following DNA comes from Shinella zoogloeoides.
TGGCGATCGCCCGCACCATCGCGCCGGAACCGAGCATCCTGCTTTTCGACGAGCCGCTTTCCAACCTCGATGCGAAACTGCGCATCGAGATGCGCAGCGAGCTGATGCGCATCCACCGGGCGACCGGCGCGACGTCGGTCTACGTTACCCACGACCAGGTCGAGGCCATGACCATGGCGACCCATGTCGCGGTGCTCAACAATGGCCGCGTCGAACAGTTCGGCAAGCCAATCGATCTGCTGCGCAATCCGCAGACGACCTTCGTCGCGACCTTCCTCGGCACACCGCCGGCAAACCTCCTGCCGGTGCGCCGGTCGGGCGAAAGCCTCGTCTTCGGCGAGACGGCGCTGGCTCCGGCCGCGCTGGCCGGCGGCCGGGACGAGGTACAGCTTCTCTATCGCGCCGAGGAAGTCGGCGTCGGTGCCGTGTCCGGCGCACCGACGCTCACCGCGCGGTTTGCCGAGGCGGCGCCCATTGCCGGGCGGACCATGGTCACGGCGATGGTGGGGGATCTGCGCATCACCGGCATGGCCGACGGCTATTTCAGCGCGAGCCCGGGCGAGCCCGTCGCGCTTTCGTTCATTCGCACACCCGATGCGGTCTTCGCGACCACTGGAGAAAGGATACATCAATGAGGCTGATCCTCATGCGCCACGGCGAAACGGAGTGGAACGCCGAACAGAGGCTGCAGGGACAGGACAATTCGCTGCTCTCCGAGCGCGGCGTCGCCCAGGTCAAGCGCTTCCGCGCCTATGCGAAGGCCCTGCAGCCGGCGCGCATCATCGCGTCCGATCTCGGCCGTACCCGGCAGACGGTCGCGCTGATCGGCCATCCCGACGCCCCCTCCGACGAGCGGTTCCGCGAGTTGGACATGGGCGAATGGACCGGCCGCTGCAAGCCCGACCTCATCGCCGAACGGCCCGACGACTACGCGGCCTGGCGGGCCGGGCGCTTCACGCCGGAAAGGGGCGAGACCTGGGGCGTGTTTCGCAGCCGCGTTGCCGAGGGGGTGCGCGACTGGATGGCCCGCACGGAGGGCGATCTTCTCGTCGTCGCGCATGGCGGCGTCATCCGTGCAGCCTGCCATGAATTCCTCGACCTGCCGCCGTCCCGTGTCGTGCCGGTAACGCCTGGAACGGCGACCATCCTCAACTTCCCGGGGCGGGACAGATCGGCTGCGCAGCTCGAAGGCTACAATATCGGGTCTGTTGCTCCCGATGTTTCGGTCGCCGATTGATCCCCGAGGCGGACCGTTGCCTTCGGCTTCGTCCGCCTCCACCTTTCCGCGCCTGCGGGACTTTGCGGTCCTGCCATTCGAAACTGCCGGGGAAGTCCGGATCGGCAGGCCGGACTTCCCGTTTTCATCTCAATGTCCGGTCGATGCTGAGAACGCGGCATGCTCCTTGTCGTGCAGGGCGAAGCGGTCGAGCATGTGCGCGCTCGCCTCGTTGACGCCGGACACGGAGACATCGATGCCCTGCCGGCGGTATCTGAGGACGATCTTGTCGAGAGCGCCGACGGCGGTAATGTCCCACAGATGCGCTTGCGACACGTCGATCGTGACCTTGCTTACCGGCTCGGTGAAATCGAAGGCGGCGATGAACCCTTCCGCGGAAGCGAAGAAGATCTGACCGTCGACGTGATAGGTGCGCTCGCTCTTCTCCTCGTTCAGGGTGGAGCGAACGTGGAAGAGCCTCGCAACCTTGCCGGCGAAGAACACGCCCGAGAGCAACACGCCGACGAGAACGCCCTTTGCGAGATCGTGCGTGCCGACCACGGTCGCCACCGTCGCCAGCATCACGATGGAAGAGGACGGCGGATTTCGGCGAAGGTCCAGGATCGAGCGCCAGGAAAACGTGCCGATCGATACCATGATCATGACGGCGACCAGCGCCGCCATCGGGATGATGCGCACGAGATCGTCCAGCACGAGGATGAGGAATAGGAGAAACGAACCGGCCACGAAGGTGGAGAGCCGTCCGCGACCGCCGGAGGTGACGTTGATCATTGACTGGCCGATCATGGCGCAGCCGCCCATGCCGCCGATGAGGCTGGAGGCGATGTTGCTTGCGCCCTGCCCGATGCATTCTTGGCTCTTCGAGCTTGGCGTATCCGTCATGTCGTCGACGATCTGGGCTGTCAGCAGCGATTCCAGCAGGCCGACCGCAGCGAGCGCCACCGAGTACGGGAAGATGATCTGCAGCGTCTCGAATGTAAGCGGGACCTTTGGCAGCGCGAAGATCGGCAGAGAGGACGGCAGTTCGCCGAGGTCGCCGACGGTGCGCAGATCCAGGCCGCCCCACCAGGCGATGCCGGTCAGGACGAGAATGGCGACCAGCGGCGAGGGGATGGCCTTTGTGACATAGGGAAAGAGGTAGATGATCGCGAGGCCTGCGGCGATCATGGCATAGGTCAGCCCCGGCACGCCGATGAGCTCCGGCAACTGCGCCATGAAGATCAGGATCGCCAGCGCGTTGACGAAGCCGGTGATAACCGAGCGCGAGACGAAGCGCATCACGCGGCCGAGCTTCAGGAGGCCGGCGCCGATCTGGATGAGGCCCATCAGCAACGTGGCGGCGAAGAGGTATTCCAGGCCGTGCTCCTTGACGAGCGTGACCATCAGAACGGCCGTTGCCGCCGTTGCGGCGGAGATCATGCCCGGACGGCCGCCGGTGAAGGCGGAGACGCAGGCGATGGCGAAGGAGGCGAAAAGCCCGACCTTTGGATCGACGCCGGCAATGACCGAGAAGCCGATGGCCTCCGGAATGAGGGCAAGCGCGACGACGATGCCGGAGAGAATGTCGGCGCGAACGTTCGAGAACCACTCGCGCTTGTAGGCTGTCAGATTGAGCATGGGAAAGTCCGCAAGAGTAGTGCATCCAGACCGGACGATGTCCGGCACGTGAACTGGTTTGATGCTTTTGCGTTGTCTGGCGGATCGGCGGCCAGAAGAGCCACCCGGAATTTCACCGGGTCCGGGGTGAATGAAGCCGTTATAGAAAATGTTGCGCGCGGGTCAACGGCGATTTCGGACAAGATGCGGCGGGATGGCCGGAGGAAAGACGATGAAACGAAAGGTAGCCTCTCCTGCGGCGTATTTTCGGGCATCGCGCAGCGCAATCCGGCAAGTCGGGTCTCGATGGCCGTTGCACCCATTCTGCCGGTGTCCTCCTCTACCGTCGAACATCCCTTGAACCGCCCATGATGTCGGCCGTGGCCTGTCAGTGGCGGCCGGTTACGGCTGTCTGAATCAGGAAAGCATCTTACTGTCGATGAGATCGATCTCTTTTTCGGTTGACAGAGGAAAAGGGCATGCTATCCGTTAATGAGATCGATCTCATTTTCACGGAGGAGAGAAAAATGAGCCGCATCCGCCGCATGTTGATTGCTGCAACCGTTTCCATGCTCGCCATCGGCGCGCATGCCGCAAATGCCGAGGACAAGCTGAAGGTCGCCTTCATTCCCGGCATCGCTTCCGACCCGTTCTTCCTGGCGATGGAGAAGGGCGCGCGGGCGGCGGCCGACAAGCTCGGCGTCGAGCTCGTCTGGCAGGGCAGCGCCTCGGAATATTCGCCGCAATCGCAGATGCCGTTCGTCGATGCCGCTCTCGCGGACGATATCGATGCGCTCATTCTCGTGCCGACCGATCCCGACTCGCTCCAGCCGGCCGTCGTGCGGGCGGAGGCCGCGGGCATTCCGGTCATCACCGTCGACACGACCGTCACCGACCAGGCCTACCTGACTTCTCACATCACCGGCGACAATGTCGACGGAGGACGGCAGGCGGCCAGGACGCTGGCCGGGCAGATCGGCGGCGAGGGCAAGGTCTTCATCATGTCCGGCTCGCCGGGCGCGACGACCAACACCTTGCGCGAACAGGGCTTCCGCGAGGAACTGGCGGCGAACTTCCCGAAGATCGAGATCGTCGGCCGCGAATATGCCAACAGCCAGCCGGCCACTGCGACATCCGCGGTCAACACGGTGCTTCTGAACCATCCCGATCTTGCCGGTATCTTCGCGATCGACGGCACGAGCGGCACGGGCACAATCGCCGCGCTGCGCAACAGCAATGCGGTCGGCAAGGTCAAGCTCGTCGGTTACGACGCCTACAAGGCGCAGGTCGATGCGTTGCAGGAAGGCGTCTTCACCGCGCTGGTCGCCCAGCAGCCGGCCAAGGAGGCGGAACTGGCCCTCGAATACGCCAAGGCGAAGGTCACGGGCGAGGGCGCCGACAAGATCGAGAAATCCGTAGTCATTCCGAACGTGGTCATGACCAGGGAGAATTTCGCGGAGACGGGCTCCTCCATGTATTCGGAGTGAGCCGGCGGCTCTCCTGTTTCCCGCACGGAGATCTACGACAATGGAAATGCAAGGCAAGTTGGCCCGCCTGAAGGCGTCCGGCCTCAGGCAGGATGTCGTCCTGTTGCTGCTGTTCTGCGTGATGGTGCTGGCGTTCTCGCTCGCCAATCCCCGGTTCTTCTCGGTCCGAGCCATGGCGAACATCCTGCAGGACTTCTCGCCCGTCGTCCTGATGGCGATCGGCCAGACCTTCGTCATCGCCTCCAGGGGCATCGATCTCTCCGTGGGCTCCGTTCTCGGGCTGGCGGGCGTCTCCATGGCGCTCGTCATCCGCGCGGCGAACGAGGCGGGCATCGATCCGTGGCTGGCGATTACGCTCGGCCTTCTGGCGGCGGTCGGCGTTGGCGTCGTGGTCGGCCTGATCAACGGGTTTCTGATCACCTATTGCCGGCTCGTGCCCTTCGTCGCGACGCTGGCGACCATGGGCGCGGCCGCCGGCATGAGCCTCGTGCTGACCGGCGGCACGCAGATCGCCGGCGCGCCGAAGGAGGTCATCCTGCTCGGCAACGCCACCTATTTCGGCGCGCTGACGGTGCCCGTCATCGCCGTGTTCGTCATCATCGCCGTCTCCTGGGCCTTCATGTCCCGGGCCCGGTTCGGCCGCTGGACCTATGCGATCGGCTCCAATCCCTTCGCGGCGCGTGGTGCCGGCATCAATGTCGAGCGGCATCTCATCAAGCTCTACCTGCTGTCCGGCGTGCTGGCGGCCCTTGCCGGCGCTTTCGTCTATTTCCGGCTCGGCTCCGGCTCGCCGCTCTCCGGGCGCGGCGGCGAACTGAACGCCATCGCCGCGACGGTCATCGGCGGCGTCAGCCTGCTCGGCGGCACGGGCAAGCTGTCGGGCGTCGTGGTCGGCGCGCTCATCACGACCGCGGTGCTGAGCGGCCTCATCCTGATCGGCGTCCAGCCCAACTGGCAGCAGATCGTCGTGGCGGCGCTCATCGCGCTGGCCGTCGGCATCCAGGGACTTGGCGCAAAGGGAGGCCGCTGATGGAAAACGCTTCCGTTCTTTACGAGGTCCGTGGCGTGGGCAAGCGCTATGGCGGCGTCGTGGCGCTCGACAAT
Coding sequences within:
- a CDS encoding ABC transporter ATP-binding protein; translation: MNAIATGAADAIQIRNLVKRFGAFTAVKDVDISVPAGSFLVLVGPSGCGKSTLLRMLAGLESPSEGEIAFVGKTVSSGAGGVIADAGRRNAGLVFQSYALWPHMTVAGNIAWPLKVAGWPREKREKRVKEVLALLGIDALGERYPAEISGGQQQRVAIARTIAPEPSILLFDEPLSNLDAKLRIEMRSELMRIHRATGATSVYVTHDQVEAMTMATHVAVLNNGRVEQFGKPIDLLRNPQTTFVATFLGTPPANLLPVRRSGESLVFGETALAPAALAGGRDEVQLLYRAEEVGVGAVSGAPTLTARFAEAAPIAGRTMVTAMVGDLRITGMADGYFSASPGEPVALSFIRTPDAVFATTGERIHQ
- a CDS encoding histidine phosphatase family protein codes for the protein MRLILMRHGETEWNAEQRLQGQDNSLLSERGVAQVKRFRAYAKALQPARIIASDLGRTRQTVALIGHPDAPSDERFRELDMGEWTGRCKPDLIAERPDDYAAWRAGRFTPERGETWGVFRSRVAEGVRDWMARTEGDLLVVAHGGVIRAACHEFLDLPPSRVVPVTPGTATILNFPGRDRSAAQLEGYNIGSVAPDVSVAD
- a CDS encoding SulP family inorganic anion transporter, with translation MLNLTAYKREWFSNVRADILSGIVVALALIPEAIGFSVIAGVDPKVGLFASFAIACVSAFTGGRPGMISAATAATAVLMVTLVKEHGLEYLFAATLLMGLIQIGAGLLKLGRVMRFVSRSVITGFVNALAILIFMAQLPELIGVPGLTYAMIAAGLAIIYLFPYVTKAIPSPLVAILVLTGIAWWGGLDLRTVGDLGELPSSLPIFALPKVPLTFETLQIIFPYSVALAAVGLLESLLTAQIVDDMTDTPSSKSQECIGQGASNIASSLIGGMGGCAMIGQSMINVTSGGRGRLSTFVAGSFLLFLILVLDDLVRIIPMAALVAVMIMVSIGTFSWRSILDLRRNPPSSSIVMLATVATVVGTHDLAKGVLVGVLLSGVFFAGKVARLFHVRSTLNEEKSERTYHVDGQIFFASAEGFIAAFDFTEPVSKVTIDVSQAHLWDITAVGALDKIVLRYRRQGIDVSVSGVNEASAHMLDRFALHDKEHAAFSASTGH
- a CDS encoding ABC transporter substrate-binding protein encodes the protein MSRIRRMLIAATVSMLAIGAHAANAEDKLKVAFIPGIASDPFFLAMEKGARAAADKLGVELVWQGSASEYSPQSQMPFVDAALADDIDALILVPTDPDSLQPAVVRAEAAGIPVITVDTTVTDQAYLTSHITGDNVDGGRQAARTLAGQIGGEGKVFIMSGSPGATTNTLREQGFREELAANFPKIEIVGREYANSQPATATSAVNTVLLNHPDLAGIFAIDGTSGTGTIAALRNSNAVGKVKLVGYDAYKAQVDALQEGVFTALVAQQPAKEAELALEYAKAKVTGEGADKIEKSVVIPNVVMTRENFAETGSSMYSE
- a CDS encoding ABC transporter permease, coding for MQGKLARLKASGLRQDVVLLLLFCVMVLAFSLANPRFFSVRAMANILQDFSPVVLMAIGQTFVIASRGIDLSVGSVLGLAGVSMALVIRAANEAGIDPWLAITLGLLAAVGVGVVVGLINGFLITYCRLVPFVATLATMGAAAGMSLVLTGGTQIAGAPKEVILLGNATYFGALTVPVIAVFVIIAVSWAFMSRARFGRWTYAIGSNPFAARGAGINVERHLIKLYLLSGVLAALAGAFVYFRLGSGSPLSGRGGELNAIAATVIGGVSLLGGTGKLSGVVVGALITTAVLSGLILIGVQPNWQQIVVAALIALAVGIQGLGAKGGR